Proteins encoded together in one Amphiprion ocellaris isolate individual 3 ecotype Okinawa chromosome 14, ASM2253959v1, whole genome shotgun sequence window:
- the fryb gene encoding protein furry homolog isoform X4: MSLEDVTSTASLGAESADTDHCNGHSLSQGQDQDLEKQSQGQDGIVLERIASMSLDMIDPSDFTGRFTKFQSRSRKRTRIIGASPVGLKPPLPPVSGTLGERKGPVVMAPVNVDPESKPGEFVLKSLFANFTLLSERKIRIIMAEPLEKPLNKSLQRGEDPQFDQLISSMSSLAEYCLPSILKTLFDWYKRQNGLEDESHEYRPRANTKSKNDEQQKDYLLERRDLAIDFIFSLVLIEVLKQIPLHPLLDGLIQEVINLAFKHFKYKEGYLGPNTGNMHIVADLYAEVVGVVAQSRFPAVRKKFISELKELRQKEQSPYVIQSTISLIMGLKFFRIKMYPVEDFEASFQFMQECAQYFLEVKDKDIKHSLAGLFVEILVPVAATVKNEVNVPCLRNFVESLYDTTLDLSSRKKHSLALYPLVTCLLCVSQKQFFLSRWHIFLNNCLSNLKNKDPKMARVALESLYRLLWVYMIRIKCESNTGTQSRLTSITSTLFPKGSRSVVPRDMPLNIFVKIIQFIAQERLDFAMKEIIFDLLSVGKPAKAFSLNPERMNIGLRAFLVIADALQQKDGEPPMPNTGATLPSGNSLKKKKTYLSKTLTEEEAKLIGMSLYYSQVRKALDNILRHLDKEVGRCMMLTSVQMLNKEPEDMITGERKPKIDLFRTCVAAIPRILPDGMSKPELIDLLSRLTVHMDDELRLISQNSLQSLLLDFSDWREDVLFGYTHFLLREVQDTHQGLQDASVKLLLQLLTQWRLALQLQGKMRGGVEASPRLPERSPHCSVLHAVEGLALLLLCSCQISTRKLAVGVLREIRCLFTALGHAEDDDKPMIEVMDQLSPAVMDSFVHVAVSDSSTLPLSHHVDLQWLVEWTARLVSSSYDVKSPSHVWIFAQCLKDPWVLCLHIFLRQEHLPKHCPIALGYAWPYAFTRLQLLLPLVDPNSPVNAKKTSTAGSSDSYISLWRNYLILCLGVAKPSIMSPGHLRASTPEITATTPDGSVTYDNKVIGTPSVAWLLKQLVPLMRAESLEITESLVLGFGCTNALVFRELVEELHPLMKEALERRPENKKRRERRDLLRLQLLRIFELLANAGVISDSTNGALERDSLALGALFLEYVDLTRMLLEAENEKELDVLKDIRAHFSGMVANLIQCVPVHHRRFLFPQQSLRHHLFILFSQWAGPFSVMFTPLDRYSDRNHQITRYQYCALKAMSAVLCCGPVFDNVGLSTDGYLYKWLDNILACHDLRVHRLGCEVVILLLELNPDQINLFNWAVDRCFTGSYQLASGCFKAIATVCGNRNYPCDLVTLLNLVLFKASDTSREIYEISMQLMQVLESKLCAYSKRMVEQKPGNILYGTHGPLPPLYSVNLSQLSIQLASMYPELTLPLFSEVSQRFPTTHPNGRQIMLSYLLPWLSNIELVDTGLLPPASSPCTPEEEPHGQAQGLGLSPSLRGNGWGSLQATSLVLNNLMFMTAKYGDEVPGPEIENAWNALVSNERWSNNLRITLQFLISLCGVSSDTTLLPYIKKVVIYLCRNNTIQTMEELLFELQQTDPVNPVVLHCDNPPFYRFAASNKASTSQTGTTSSSNTVVAGQDNLPDTDESKLVRESEERRARAHNRLESRYSNSSGGSYEDEKNDPLPPYAGWVLSVLETNHPQPLPMPVNGGCWAPLVDYLPETITPRGPLHRCNIAVIFMTEMVVDHSVREDWALHLPLLLHALFLGLDHYRPEVYEHSKRLLLHLLIALSCNNNFQVIASVLMLTREISDNKTLTIKSSYHTEYQQSHAPDFLREWQASPVVDSGLSSTSNSSSASLGGGSTAGSVGNLPLVTPDDLEDLEDTPNETDEKTNKLIEFLSTRAFGPLWVHEDITPKNPNSKSTEQLSNFLRHVVSVFKESKSDFHLEQQLSDVALQTALCSSSRHYAGRSFQIFRALKQPINNHAVSDLVSRLVEVVGEHGDEVQGYVMEVLLTLESVVVNLAECLKNSDLMAALTRTSSPDFVTSDKLMNRKSTGQLNFPGPGFGGLSSQRHQRSYSVPKKFGECGNQSSDPPRSATLDRIQACNSHGLARMGRTPGSCTSSTNRIDPSVLSDPAHVSHPSSILATVFWVAVSLMESDFEFEYQMSLRLVHKLLSKVPLDRAENRERLEKLQAQLRWSGFSGIQQLLLKGFTSQATSDLTLQLFCQLTPVSRVPVVDSSQSIGFPLNVLCLLPHLVQHFGHPTQFCKESAERIAQVCLVEKNTKLSHLAHVMTLYKTRSYTRDPFSWVSVVCRYLHEAFSDITLNMVTYMAELLDKGLPSMQQSLLQIIYCLLSHMDLTAVQVKQFNADVIKTIEKFVQTIHWKDALNILKLVVSRSASLVHPVYGHSQGDLSNLEVSRVWDGSAKALPGKTLDFTFDISETPVIGRRFDELQGSGGREGKARVMAVTRSTSSTSSGSNSNTILVPVSWRRPQSSQKRTREKLVNVLSLCGQEVGLTKNPSVIFSSCGDLDMMEVRESGVSSEEGGTREDTLDDTASEQQFRVFRDFDFLDVELEDGEELQGETVDNFNWGVRRRSLDSTELGDLLEESQHSGSTPSLGHEDPHDSDESSEEEESSTSQSLSHSQLTNPSPSEETNHTDSLSTSYDTSADPQSFNATTPGQGVLHDDHSGLHGRVCGEDEDTQAQDDELSLSANELPHGSDCGESFTLELPGQPQDHPPNLNRGLNPDYCQPPLDFLDPNCLPSLRDDVDDLEDLGFPPPPSPFFSAILAAFQPIVCDDAEEAWRCHINQLVTDSDGSCAVYTFQVFSSLFKNIQGKFCTLTTDVATYLGEGLRGIGSKFLRSSQMLTTCSDCPTIYIDADTIMSYGLLEKMKFSALELQEYLDTYNTKEEAAVSWLRNCKDTFPRCPGDSVVTCQPGDSEEKQMESLAQLELCQRLYKLHFQLLLLFQSYCSLIGQVHAISSVPELLNMSRELTDLKTSLQAAEAAVASDLEHKHLAHTHAHATQVAAMVVPSFPTSEAAVQAILECLKNHEFTKAVRYIQECRRQWPHGVFGGSSESEVQTLLNVYFRHQTLGQTGTIALVGSRQDLSLICSKLLELNGEIRDMIRRAQGYRVVTTYLPDSSASGTSL, from the exons CCTCTCCAGTGGGACTGAAGCCGCCCCTCCCACCAGTCAGTGGAACCCTGGGAGAAAGGAAGGGTCCTGTCGTCATGGCGCCCGTCAATGTGGACCCCGAGAGCAAGCCGGGCGAGTTCGTCCTAAAAAGCTTGTTTGCGAACTTCACCTTGCTCTCTGAACGCAAGATCCGTATCATCATGGCTGAACCACTG GAGAAGCCTCTTAACAAATCTCTGCAGAGAGGGGAAGACCCACAGTTCGACCAG ctgatcagCAGTATGAGTTCTCTAGCAGAATACTGCCTCCCATCCATCCTGAAGACTCTGTTTGACTGGTACAAGAGGCAGAACGGCCTCGAAGACGAGTCCCATGAGTATCGACCCAGGGCCAACACCAAGTCAAAAAA TGATGAGCAACAAAAGGATTATTTACTGGAGCGGAGGGATCTGGCAATAGATTTCATCTTTTCACTAGTGCTTATAGAAGTTTTGAAACAG ATTCCGCTCCATCCTCTTTTGGATGGACTCATCCAAGAAGTTATAAATCTGGCCTTCAAGCACTTCAAATACAAGGAGGG GTATCTGGGGCCCAACACAGGCAACATGCACATAGTGGCTGACCTCTATGCTGAAGTAGTGGGAGTTGTAGCTCAGTCAAG GTTCCCAGCAGTGAGGAAGAAGTTCATCTCTGAGCTCAAGGAGCTCAGACAGAAGGAGCAGAGCCCGTATGTCATCCAGTCCACCATCAGCCTCATTATGGGACTAAAGTTTTTCCGCATCAAAATGTACCCAGTGGAAGACTTTGAAGCTTCCTTCCAGTTCATGCAG GAGTGTGCACAGTATTTCTTGGAAGTGAAGGATAAAGACATTAAGCATTCATTAGCTGGACTCTTTGTGGAAATACTTGTACCTGTAGCTGCT ACTGTGAAGAATGAGGTGAACGTACCATGTCTACGGAATTTTGTAGAAAGTTTGTATGATACCACCCTGGACCTGTCCTCTAGGAAGAAACACTCTCTG GCTCTGTATCCTCTGGTGACCTGCCTGCTGTGTGTCAGTCAGAAGCAGTTCTTCCTCAGCCGCTGGCACATATTCCTCAACAACTGCCTGTCGAACCTCAAG AATAAAGACCCAAAGATGGCACGTGTGGCTCTTGAATCTCTCTACCGcctgctgtgggtttacatgatcCGAATAAAGTGTGAGAGCAACACTGGAACACAGAG CCGTCTGACGTCCATCACTTCCACTCTGTTCCCCAAAGGGAGTCGTAGCGTTGTTCCAAGAGACATGCCCCTCAATATTTTTGTCAAGATTATCCAGTTTATTGCACAG GAGAGACTGGATTTCGCCATGAAGGAGATCATATTTGACCTGTTGAGCGTCGGGAAGCCTGCCAAAGCCTTCAGTCTCAACCCGGAG CGAATGAACATAGGTCTCCGGGCGTTCCTGGTGATAGCAGATGCTCTGCAACAGAAGGACGGAGAGCCTCCTATGCCCAACACAGGAGCCACTCTGCCCTCTGGAAACtctctgaagaagaaaaaaacttatcTCAGCAAGACGCTCACTGAAGAGGAAGCCAAGCTAATAG GCATGTCCTTGTACTACTCCCAGGTGCGTAAGGCTTTGGACAACATTCTCAGGCATTTGGACAAGGAGGTGGGTCGTTGTATGATGCTCACCAGCGTCCAAATGCTCAACAAAGAACCAGAGGACATGATCAC TGGTGAAAGGAAGCCCAAAATCGACCTGTTCAGGACATGTGTGGCTGCCATTCCTCGTATCCTTCCCGATGGCATGTCCAAACCGGAGCTTATTGACTTGCTCTCACG ACTGACAGTGCACATGGACGATGAACTTCGTCTTATTTCCCAAAACTCCCTTCAGAGCCTGTTGCTTGATTTCTCGGACTGGAGAGAAGATGTCCTGTTTGGTTACACACATTTCCTTTTACGTGAG GTCCAAGACACTCATCAGGGTCTGCAGGATGCATCTGTGAAGCTCCTTCTCCAGCTGCTCACACAGTGGAGATTAGCTCTGCAGCTCCAGGGGAAGATGCGAGGTGGAGTTGAG GCCAGCCCCAGACTGCCTGAGCGAAGCCCTCATTGCTCAGTGCTACATGCGGTTGAGGGCCTggctctgctgctcctctgctcGTGCCAAATCAGCACAAGGAAACTAGCAGTCGGGGTGTTAAGAGAAATACGTTGCCTCTTCACAGCTCTGGGACATGCTGAG GACGATGACAAACCTATGATAGAGGTCATGGACCAGCTGAGCCCAGCTGTAATGGACAGCTTTGTTCATGTGGCTGTTTCTGACTCA TCCACGTTGCCCCTCAGCCACCACGTTGACCTCCAGTGGCTGGTGGAGTGGACGGCTCGACTGGTGAGCAGTTCGTACGACGTGAAGAGCCCCAGCCACGTTTGGATCTTTGCCCAGTGTCTGAAGGACCCGTGGGTGCTCTGTCTGCACATCTTCTTGCGACAGGAGCACCTACCCAAACACTGTCCCATCGCTCTGGGATACGCCTGGCCCTACGCTTTCACACGGCTACAGCTGCTACTGCCACTTGTTGACCCCAA CAGTCCAGTGAATGCTAAGAAAACCAGCACAGCAGGCTCCAGCGACAGCTACATCTCACTGTGGCGTAACTACCTGATCCTCTGTCTAGGTGTGGCTAAGCCGAGCATCATGTCTCCTGGACACCTAAGAGCTTCTACACCTGAGATCACTGCCACCACACCTGACGGCAGCGTCACCTATGACAacaag gtgaTAGGAACTCCCTCTGTGGCCTGGCTTCTAAAACAGCTTGTCCCACTGATGAGAGCAGAGAGTCTGGAGATCACAGAGTCTCTGGTGCTGGGATTTGGATGCACAAATGCTCTGGTCTTCAG ggAACTAGTCGAAGAACTCCATCCACTGATGAAGGAAGCACTGGAACGTAGGCCTGAG AACAAGAAGCGTAGAGAGAGACGGGATCTTctgaggctgcagctgctgaggaTCTTTGAGCTGTTGGCCAATGCAGGAGTTATCAGTGACAG CACCAATGGAGCTCTAGAGCGTGATTCCCTAGCACTGGGTGCCTTGTTCCTTGAGTATGTGGACCTAACCCGGATGCTTTTGGAGGCTGAGAATGAGAAGGAACTGGATGTGCTTAAAGACATCAGAGCCCATTTCAGTGGGATGGTGGCCAATCTCATCCAATGTGTTCCTg TCCACCATAGGCGCTTCCTCTTCCCTCAACAGTCTCTGAGGCACCATCTCTTCATTCTCTTTAGCCAATGGGCTGGACCATTCAGTGTTATGTTTACTCCCCTCGATCGTTACAGCGACCGCAACCACCAGATCACTCGCTACCAGTACTGTGCTCTCAAG GCCATGTCAGCAGTTCTGTGTTGTGGTCCAGTTTTTGACAATGTGGGCCTCTCTACTGATGGTTATCTCTACAAATGGCTTGACAACATCTTGGCCTGTCACGACCTGCGG GTGCACCGTCTAGGATGTGAGGTGGTCATCCTGCTTTTAGAACTGAACCCAGACCAAATCAATCTCTTCAACTGGGCTGTAGATCGCTGCTTCACTGGATCATACCAACTGGCATCTGGCTGCTTCAAAGCTATCGCCACAGTCTGTGGTAACAG GAACTACCCATGCGACCTGGTGACCCTGCTCAATCTGGTGCTGTTCAAGGCCTCAGACACTAGCAGGGAAATATACGAGATCTCAATGCAGCTGATGCAG GTGCTGGAGTCGAAGCTGTGTGCATACTCCAAGCGAATGGTGGAGCAAAAACCTGGTAATATTTTATATGGAACACACGGCCCCCTGCCTCCCCTTTACAGCGTCAACCTGTCTCAGCTCTCCATCCAGCTTGCCAGCATGTACCCAGAGCTCACTCTGCCTCTTTTCTCAG AGGTGAGCCAACGTTTCCCAACCACCCATCCTAATGGCAGACAGATCATGCTGTCCTACCTGCTACCTTGGCTGAGTAACATTGAGCTAGTTGACACGGGTCTCCTGCCCCCTGCATCAAGCCCCTGCACCCCAGAGGAGGAGCCTCATGGTCAGGCACAGGGCCTTGGTCTGTCCCCCAGTCTGAGAGGTAACGGCTGGGGCTCCTTGCAGGCAACTTCACTGGTGCTCAACAACCTCATGTTCATGACTGCTAAG TATGGAGACGAGGTTCCTGGACCAGAGATTGAGAATGCCTGGAATGCTTTGGTGTCCAACGAGAGGTGGAGCAACAACTTGAGGATCACCCTGCAGTTCCTTATCAGCCTGTGTGGAGTCAGCAGTGACACCACACTGCTGCCTTAT ATCAAGAAGGTGGTAATCTACTTGTGTCGCAACAACACCATCCAAACTATGGAGGAGCTCctgtttgagctgcagcagaccGACCCAGTCAACCCTGTGGTTCTGCACTGTGACAACCCTCCCTTCTATCGCTTTGCTGCGAGCAACAAAGCCTCCACCTCCCAGACAG GCACCACCTCCAGCAGTAACACTGTGGTGGCTGGTCAGGACAACCTGCCAGACACTGATGAGAGCAAGCTGGTCAGAGAGAGTGAAGAGCG ACGGGCCAGGGCGCACAACAGACTGGAGTCTCGCTACAGCAACAGCTCCGGAGGCTCCTATGAAGATGAAAAGA ATGACCCACTGCCGCCATATGCCGGATGGGTACTGAGTGTTCTGGAGACCAACCATCCTCAGCCGTTACCGATGCCTGTAAACGGAGGCTGCTGGGCACCTCTAGTTGATTACCTTCCAGAAACCATCACACCTAGAGGGCCACTGCATAG GTGTAACATTGCAGTTATTTTTATGACTGAAATGGTCGTGGATCACAGCGTCAGAGAAGACTGGGCTTTACATCTGCCTCTGCTACTGCATGCCCTCTTCTTAG GTCTGGACCACTACAGACCAGAGGTCTACGAACACAGCAAACGTctccttctccacctcctcATTGCTTTGTCCTGCAACAACAACTTCCAG GTGATAGCATCAGTTCTGATGCTGACGAGAGAGATCAGTGACAACAAGACCCTCACCATTAAGTCCAGCTATCACACAGAGTACCAGCAGTCAC ATGCACCTGACTTTCTGCGAGAGTGGCAGGCATCTCCTGTGGTGGACTCCGGACTCAGCTCCACCTCCAACTCATCCTCTGCTAGCCTGGGTGGTGGCAgcactgcaggcagtgttggAAACTTGCCCCTTGTGACACCTGATGACCTGGAGGATCTTGAAGATACACCCAACGAGACAGATGAGAAGACAAACAAACTCATTGAGTTCCTCTCGACCAG AGCATTTGGGCCACTGTGGGTGCATGAGGACATCACACCTAAGAACCCCAACTCCAAGAGCACCGAGCAGCTCTCCAACTTCCTGCGCCATGTCGTCTCTGTCTTCAAGGAGTCCAAGTCAG ACTTCCATCTGGAGCAACAGCTGAGCGATGTGGCCTTACAGACGGCTCTGTGCAGCTCCTCGCGTCACTATGCCGGGCGTTCTTTCCAGATCTTCAGAGCCCTCAAACAACCAATCAACAACCACGCTGTCTCTGACCTCGTCTCACGCCTTGTTGAGGTGgtgggagaacatggagacgaAGTGCAG GGCTATGTGATGGAGGTGCTGTTAACGCTGGAGTCAGTGGTGGTGAATCTAGCAGAGTGTCTGAAAAACAGTGACCTGATGGCAGCTCTTACCAG AACGTCCTCACCAGATTTTGTGACTAGTGACAAACTGATGAACAGAAAGAGCACAGGTCAGCTGAACTTCCCCGGCCCAGGATTTGGTGGTCTTTCATCACAACGCCACCAGCGCTCCTATTCTGTCCCCAAGAAGTTTGGCGAGTGTGGCAACCAGTCGAGTGATCCTCCTCGCAGTGCAACTCTGGATCGCATACAG GCCTGCAACAGTCATGGTCTCGCCCGAATGGGACGAACCCCTGGATCCTGCACGTCGTCGACCAATCGTATTGATCCCAGTGTTCTGTCGGATCCTGCACATGTTTCTCATCCTTCATCAATACTGGCCACAGTTTTCTGGGTGGCGGTGTCACTCATGGAGTCGGACTTTGAGTTTGAATATCAAATGTCACTTCGCCTCGTTCACAAGCTGCTGTCGAAG GTGCCATTAGACAGAGCAGAGAACCGTGAGCGCCTGGAGAAGCTGCAGGCTCAGCTGAGATGGAGCGGATTCTCTGGCATTCAGCAGCTTTTGTTGAAGGGTTTTACCTCCCAAGCCACGTCTGACCTCACCTTACAGCTCTTCTGCCAACTCACACCAGTCTCCCGAGTGCCTGTCGTTGACAGTTCACAGTCTATAG gaTTTCCTCTGAATGTCTTGTGTCTGCTGCCTCACCTGGTGCAGCACTTTGGCCACCCAACGCAGTTCTGTAAGGAGAGCGCTGAGAGGATTGCACAG GTGTGTTTGgtggagaaaaacacaaagctgtCCCATTTAGCTCATGTGATGACTCTCTACAAGACACGCTCCTACACTCGGGACCCTTTCTCCTGGGTCAGTGTGGTTTGCAGATACCTCCATGAAGCCTTCTCTGACATCACACTCAACATGGTCACCTATATGGCCGAG CTGCTGGATAAGGGTCTCCCCAGTATGCAGCAGTCTCTCCTCCAGATCATCTACTGTCTGCTCAGCCACATGGATCTGACTGCTGTACAAGTCAAACAGTTCAATGCTGATGTCATTAAGACCATTGAGAAGTTTGTCCAG ACAATACACTGGAAGGATGCTTTAAACATCTTGAAGCTGGTTGTATCACGCTCTGCCAGCCTAGTTCATCCGGTTTACGGCCACTCACAGGGTGATCTTTCCAACCTTGAAGTCAGCAGAGTGTGGGACGGTTCAGCCAAGGCTCTGCCTGGGAAAACACTGGACTTCACATTTGACATCTCAGAG ACGCCAGTGATTGGACGCCGGTTTGATGAGCTCCAGGGTTCAGGGGGTAGAGAGGGGAAGGCCAGAGTCATGGCTGTAACCCGCAGtacttcctccacctcctccggATCCAATTCTAACACCATCCTGGTTCCTGTCAGCTGGAGACGACCACAATCCTCTCAG AAAAGAACCAGAGAGAAGCTGGTGAATGTCTTATCTCTGTGTGGACAAGAAGTTGGACTCACCAAGAACCCATCG GTAATCTTCTCATCCTGTGGCGACTTGGACATGATGGAGGTGCGGGAGAGTGGCGTGTCTTCTGAAGAGGGTGGTACCAGAGAGGACACATTAGATGACACTGCCAGTGAGCAACAGTTCAGGGTTTTCCGAGACTTTGACTTCCTGGACGTGGAGCTGGAGGACGGAGAG GAGCTCCAG GGCGAGACTGTCGATAACTTTAATTGGGGTGTGCGTCGGCGATCTCTGGACAGCACAGAGCTGGGCGACCTGCTGGAAGAGAGCCAGCACTCAGGCAGCACCCCCAGTTTGGGTCACGAGGACCCCCACGATTCAGACGAGTCCTCCGAAGAAGAGGAGTCTTCAACTAGCCAGAGCCTTTCACATTCTCAGCTT ACTAACCCTTCTCCATCAGAGGAAACCAATCACACGGATTCTCTATCGACTTCTTACGACACATCTGCCGACCCCCAGTCCTTCAATGCCACCACCCCGGGTCAGGGAGTGCTCCACGATGATCACAGTGGCCTACAT GGGAGGGTGTGTGGTGAGGATGAGGACACTCAGGCCCAGGATGACGAACTCTCACTGAGCGCCAACGAGCTCCCTCACGGCTCAGACTGTGGTGAGAGCTTCACTCTGGAGTTGCCAGGACAACCACAGGATCACCCACCGAATCTGAACCGCGGCCTCAACCCAGACTACTGCCAACCTCCGCTGGACTTTCTAGACCCAAACTGTCTGCCCAG CTTACGTGATGATGTAGATGATTTGGAAGACCTTGGGTTTCCTCCTCCCCCATCTCCATTTTTCTCCGCCATCTTGGCAGCCTTCCAACCCATAGTGTGTGACGATGCTGAGGAGGCGTGGCGCTGTCACATCAACCAGCTTGTGACCGACTCGGATGGGTCTTGTGCCGTCTACACTTTTCAAGTCTTCTCATCTCTATTTAAG AACATCCAGGGTAAATTCTGCACTTTGACTACTGATGTTGCCACATACCTTGGTGAGGGATTAAGGGGAATTGGATCAAAGTTTCTCAGGTCCTCGCAGATGCTGACCACATGCTCAGACTGTCCTACGATCTACATTGATGCTGACACC ATCATGTCCTATGGTCTGCTTGAGAAGATGAAGTTCAGTGCGCTGGAGCTGCAGGAGTACCTGGATACGTACAACACCAAAGAGGAGGCTGCCGTATCG tggcTGAGGAACTGTAAGGACACATTTCCCAGGTGCCCCGGTGACAGTGTGGTAACCTGCCAACCTGGAGACTCAGAAGAGAAG CAAATGGAATCTCTTGCA caACTGGAGCTTTGTCAGAGGCTCTACAAGCTGCACTTCCAGCTTCTGCTGCTATTCCAGTCTTACTGCTCGCTCATTGGTCAAGTTCATGCCATCAGCTCTGTGCCTGAG CTGCTGAACATGTCTCGAGAGCTCactgatctgaagaccagcctGCAGGCAGCAGAAGCGGCTGTAGCCAGCGATTTGGAGCACAAACACTTGGCCCACACTCACGCTCATGCCACTCAGGTGGCAGCCATGGTTGTGCCCAGCTTCCCCACCTCGGAGGCAGCTGTGCAGGCCATACTAGAGTGCCTTAAGAACCATGAGTTCACCAAAGCTGTGCGCTACATCCAGGAGTGCAG GAGGCAGTGGCCCCATGGAGTGTTCGGTGGCAGCTCAGAGAGTGAAGTCCAGACGCTGCTCAACGTCTACTTCCGCCACCAGACGCTGGGCCAGACAGGCACCATCGCGCTGGTTGGTTCCCGGCAGGACCTCAGCCTGATCTGCTCCAAGCTGCTGGAGCTCAACGGGGAGATCCGCGACATGATCCGCCGCGCCCAGGGGTACCGGGTCGTCACAACTTACCTCCCCGATTCCAGCGCCTCCGGGACCAGTCTCTGA